One region of Drosophila kikkawai strain 14028-0561.14 chromosome 2R, DkikHiC1v2, whole genome shotgun sequence genomic DNA includes:
- the LOC121502042 gene encoding uncharacterized protein, translated as MDVNSRSDYIKRKQLCLNCFARGHQQRDCNSARSCFTCHSRHHTLLHRGNPFATAPSLPAPARPRPAATPEDHPDVQVCFASGSRAVLLGTALIDICHLGCNFQAQALIDSGSEATFITERLFNLVKLPFTTIQAQVSGLNHTVTAQSTKLCQFSMRSPSRPGLQLETAAYVLPQLAGSLPSYPVPRDLLKGIPDIPLADPKFFESSQIDVLIGADILPSILLGNSKANICGSLLGQETIFGWVLTGPVSPAAPRSVSAFATRVTCALDDSLDQLLTKFWEVEEVSKQIVPESDSVCEKNFVQTTRRDNCGKYVVTLPLRDPAHKGSELASSRSFALAQFLRNEQRLKRDPPLKARYDAVIQEYLELGHMAEVPSTSSSATYYLPHHAVLKPESTTTKVRVVFNASSPSANGTSLNDILYAGPLLQSDLTIQILKWRYFMFVINADIEKMYRQIWVDPQHTPFQRILFRNSNGELRDYELKTADFLEIDAESTAKTLGVRWKATSDEFFFIPPELTAGSSFTKRQVLSQIAKLFDPAGWLAPFIVQAKMFMQEIWLQDLAWDDDLPRDFCQRWVDCLGHYSALDQIRIPRWVAFRPHLKVEHHGFCDASQKAYGAAIYVRVEAGSTVMVNLLTAKTRVAPVNGVTFAARVMRGIATVRNGQRHSSEDARACVRPVLLD; from the coding sequence ATGGACGTAAATAGTCGCTCCGACTATATTAAGAGAAAACAGTTATGCCTTAACTGTTTTGCGCGAGGGCACCAACAGCGGGACTGTAATAGTGCCCGTAGTTGCTTCACTTGCCACAGTCGCCATCATACCCTCCTGCACCGCGGTAATCCATTCGCGACCGCTCCAAGTCTACCTGCGCCAGCCAGGCCTCGACCCGCGGCCACTCCTGAGGATCATCCTGATGTGCAGGTGTGTTTCGCTTCGGGCTCAAGGGCCGTTTTACTGGGCACAGCCCTCATTGACATTTGCCATTTAGGGTGCAATTTCCAGGCGCAAGCCTTAATCGACTCGGGTTCCGAGGCGACATTCATCACGGAGAGGCTTTTCAACCTCGTCAAACTTCCGTTCACGACTATCCAAGCCCAAGTCTCGGGCCTGAATCACACCGTTACCGCTCAGTCCACGAAGCTCTGCCAGTTTTCCATGCGATCTCCCtccagacccgggctgcagtTAGAGACTGCAGCTTACGTTCTTCCGCAGCTAGCCGGGAGTCTGCCCTCGTATCCAGTCCCACGAGATCTTCTTAAGGGGATTCCTGACATCCCCCTGGCGGATCCCAAGTTCTTTGAGAGCTCCCAAATCGATGTCCTAATAGGAGCCGACATTCTTCCGTCTattctcctcggcaactccaaGGCTAACATTTGCGGCTCCCTTCTTGGCCAGGAGACCATTTTTGGATGGGTATTGACAGGCCCAGTATCTCCAGCGGCCCCCCGCAGTGTTTCCGCCTTCGCCACACGAGTTACCTGCGCCCTCGACGACTCCCTAGACCAGCTCCTTACCAAAttctgggaggtggaggaaGTGTCCAAACAGATTGTCCCAGAGTCTGATTCCGTCTGTGAGAAGAATTTCGTCCAAACTACACGAAGAGACAACTGTGGCAAGTACGTGGTAACGCTTCCCTTACGCGACCCCGCACACAAGGGGTCCGAGCTCGCATCTTCGCGATCCTTTGCTCTGGCTCAGTTCCTACGTAACGAGCAGCGCCTAAAGAGGGATCCTCCCCTCAAGGCCCGGTATGATGCTGTCATCCAAGAATACCTCGAATTAGGTCACATGGCCGAGGTTCCGTCGACGAGCAGTTCCGCCACATACTACCTTCCTCATCATGCGGTTCTGAAGCCTGAAAGCACCACCACTAAGGTCCGTGTGGTTTTTAATGCTTCGAGCCCCTCCGCAAACGGGACCAGCCTGAATGACATTCTATATGCGGGCCCGCTCTTACAATCCGACCTCACGATTCAAATCCTAAAGTGGAGGTACTTTATGTTTGTGATCAATGCCGACATCGAAAAGATGTATCGCCAAATTTGGGTAGATCCCCAGCATACTCCTTTCCAGCGCATCCTGTTTCGCAATTCCAATGGGGAACTCCGCGACTACGAGCTGAAGACGGCTGATTTCCTCGAGATCGACGCAGAGAGCACGGCTAAGACTCTCGGCGTACGTTGGAAAGCGACGTCTGATGAGTTCTTTTTCATTCCGCCCGAATTGACCGCGGGATCATCGTTCACGAAGCGACAGGTCCTATCCCAGATTGCCAAGTTATTTGATCCAGCGGGCTGGCTCGCCCCCTTCATCGTCCAGGCAAAGATGTTCATGCAGGAAATTTGGCTCCAAGATCTAGCATGGGACGATGACCTCCCTCGAGATTTCTGCCAGAGATGGGTTGACTGCCTGGGACACTACTCCGCTCTCGATCAGATCCGCATTCCCCGATGGGTCGCGTTCCGACCCCATTTGAAGGTGGAGCATCATGGGTTCTGCGATGCCTCGCAGAAGGCGTATGGCGCCGCCATTTACGTCCGGGTGGAGGCTGGGTCCACTGTGATGGTGAATCTGCTAACGGCAAAAACGAGGGTTGCCCCAGTAAACGGTGTCACTTTCGCGGCTCGAGTTATGAGGGGCATTGCTACTGTCCGAAATGGCCAGCGCCATTCTTCCGAAGATGCCCGGGCCTGCGTCCGCCCTGTACTGTTGGACTGA
- the LOC138927995 gene encoding uncharacterized protein, with amino-acid sequence MRACGRVTSSDLLQYDERHPVILPYDCHLSRLLVRFTHRITLHGGNQLMIRLIRSKILDPKERTSFSRPFTFTGVDYAGPFDIKNYTGRACLITKGYVLVFVCFCTKAIHLEPTSDLTTEKFLAAFARFVSRRGCPRQVQSDNGKTFVGAATLLSRDFLQAVKEAVTGAYSHQQLLWQFIPPGAPHMGGLWEAGVKRPSKIEACLNSRPLAPMSEDPADLLALTPGHFLVGGPLLAVVEPEIKGDATAIINRWQHLKALNQQFRLRWKEEYLKELHKRNKWRAPARNLPVGDMVVVKEDNLPSNEWRLGRIDAVFPGADGHVRVVDIRTARGLIKRPIAKLVLLPTEAPAGPQ; translated from the exons ATGAGAGCATGCGGCCGTGTCACGTCCTCCGATCTTCTCCAATATGACGAACGGCATCCGGTCATCCTGCCATACGACTGCCATCTGTCTCGACTCCTAGTCCGATTTACGCATCGCATAACGTTGCACGGTGGCAACCAGCTGATGATCCGCCTGATCCGTTCCAAAATTTTGGATCCCAAGG AACGGACGTCCTTTTCGCGCCCCTTCACATTTACTGGTGTGGACTATGCGGGTCCCTTCGACATAAAGAATTACACGGGTCGAGCTTGCCTCATCACAAAGGGGTATGTGTTGGTGTTCGTGTGCTTCTGCACTAAGGCCATTCATCTAGAGCCCACATCCGACCTTACGACTGAGAAGTTTCTCGCCGCTTTTGCCCGGTTTGTGTCCCGAAGAGGATGCCCCCGTCAGGTTCAGTCGGACAACGGGAAGACCTTCGTGGGTGCGGCTACCCTTCTCTCCCGAGACTTCCTACAAGCTGTCAAGGAGGCTGTGACTGGTGCTTACAGTCACCAGCAGCTGCTCTGGCAGTTCATTCCGCCGGGAGCCCCCCATATGGGAGGCTTGTGGGAGGCAGGCGTTAAAAGACCCT CTAAGATCGAGGCGTGCCTGAATTCGCGTCCGCTCGCGCCAATGTCCGAAGACCCCGCGGACCTGTTGGCACTGACTCCGGGGCACTTTCTTGTTGGGGGGCCCCTCCTCGCCGTGGTTGAACCCGAAATAAAGGGGGACGCCACGGCCATCATAAACCGCTGGCAACACCTGAAGGCTCTTAACCAGCAATTTCGTCTacgatggaaggaggagtacCTGAAGGAACTCCATAAGCGGAATAAGTGGCGAGCTCCGGCAAGGAATCTTCCGGTCGGGGACATGGTGGTTGTCAAGGAGGACAACCTTCCGTCCAATGAGTGGCGTTTAGGCAGGATTGATGCGGTCTTTCCCGGAGCCGATGGCCATGTCCGTGTGGTCGACATCCGCACGGCGCGGGGACTCATTAAGCGTCCCATAGCGAAGCTCGTCCTTCTTCCGACGGAAGCTCCCGCCGGTCCCCAATAG